In the Diorhabda carinulata isolate Delta chromosome 9, icDioCari1.1, whole genome shotgun sequence genome, one interval contains:
- the LOC130898253 gene encoding uncharacterized protein LOC130898253: protein MDLDSYLQVIRGEVFASMKDKSYKVSIVLEKNGDIKEATCTCPKGIKRQHIAALALFGHYNISVTDKACARKALAKPKVGPVKSAEELYTPKPYTPLEGGVPEASINRLKEGLHNFGNTVGFIWLLNEESINFLENGFPVIEEIISCKDFLEATFKLTVFIEKCTSQVSNEKL, encoded by the exons ATGGACCTAGACTCTTATTTGCAGGTAATCAGAGGGGAAGTATTTGCTAGTATGAAAGACAAAAGCTACAAGGTATCTATAG tgTTGGAAAAGAATGGTGACATTAAAGAAGCCACCTGCACTTGTCCCAAGGGTATAAAACGCCAACACATTGCGGCGTTGGCACTTTTTGGGCACTACAATATATCTGTAACAGATAAAGCATGTGCACGGAAGGCACTAGCTAAACCGAAGGTTGGGCCAGTGAAATCTGCAGAAGAGCTTTACACACCAAAGCCCTATACACCTCTTGAAGGTGGGGTACCAGAAGCATCAATCAACAGATTGAAGGAAGGTCTACACAACTTTGGAAATACTGTTGGTTTTATCTGGCTATTGAACGaggaatcaataaattttctggaaaatggATTTCCggtaattgaagaaataatttcttgCAAGGACTTTTTGGAGGCCACATTTAAACTGACTGTGTTCATAGAAAAATGTACTAGCCAGGtgtcaaatgaaaaattatag